The Streptomyces cyaneogriseus subsp. noncyanogenus region ACCCGCTGCTCGTCCCCGCGCCCGCCGCCCACCACGGCGACTCCTGCGGCGCCGGCGACCGGTTCGCCGCGACCGCCGCCGGGCTGCTCGCCGACGGCGCGCTGGTGGGGGAGGCCGTCGAGGGCGCCGTCGCCGCCGCCTCGGCGTTCGTCGCCGCCGGCGGCGCGGGCGCCGTCCCCCGCCCCGACGCCCGGCCCGCGCCCACGCCACCGCCCGACGCGGACGACCCGCACGCCCTCGCCGCCCGCGTCCGCGCCCAGCACGGCACCGTGGTCGCCGCGGGCGGCTGCTTCGACCTGCTGCACGCCGGGCACGTCGGCCTGCTCCAGGCCGCCCGGCGGCTCGGCGACTGCCTGGTGGTGTGCGTCAACTCCGACGCCTCCGTGCGGCGCCGCAAGGGCGAGGGCCGCCCCGTCAACCCGCTCGCCGACCGGATCCGCGTCCTGCGCGCCCTGGCCTGCGTCGACGCCGTCGCCGTCTTCGACGAGGACACCCCCGAACGCCTCCTGGCCGACCTGCGCCCCGACGTGTGGGTCAAGGGCGGCGACTACGCGGGCGCCGAACTGCCCGAGGCCGCGCTGCTCCAGGAGTGGGGCGGCCAGGCGGTCCTCCTGCCGTACCTGGACGGCCGTTCCTCCACCGCGCTGATGGCGCGGGCGGCGGAGGGGGTGCGATGACCGAGGCCCCCGCGCCCCGTGCCCCCCGGCTCCTGGTCCTGCGCGCCCTGGGCCTCGGCGACCTGCTCGCCGGGGTCCCCGCGCTGCGGGCGCTGCGCCGCGCCCACCCGGAGCACGAACTGGTGCTGGCCACCCCCGGGGAGCTGGCGCCGGTCGCCGCGGCCACCGGGGCCGTCGACCGGCTGCTGCCCGCCGCCGCGCCCGGCCGAGCCGTGCCCCGCGCCCTGGACTGGACCGGGCCGCCCCCGGACATCGCCGTCGACCTGCACGGCAACGGCCCGCCCAGCCACCGCCTGCTCATGCGCCTGCGCCCGCGCAGGCTGCTCGCGTTCGCGCACCCGGAGACCCCCGGGATCGACGGCCCCACCTGGTACGCCGAGGAACACGAACGGGACCGCTGGTGCCGGCTGCTGACGTGGTACGGCATCGACGCCGACCCCGCCGACCTGCTGCTGCCCCGCCCGCCGGGCCCGTCCCCGGCCCCCGGGGCCGTCGTCCTGCACCCGGGCGCGGGCGCCCCCTCCCGCTGCTGGCCCGTCGAACGGTACGCGGCCGTCGCCCGGGCACTGCGCGAGCGGGGCCTGCGGGTCGTCGTCACCGGGGGAGCGGACGAGGCCGCTCTCGTGGCCCGGCTCGCCCGGGCGGCCGGACTGCCCGGCACCGACGTCTTCGCCGGCGGCCTGCCCTACGGCGAGCTGTCCGCGCTCGTCGCCGGCGCCCGTGCCGTGGTCAGCGGCGACACCGGCATCGCCCACCTGGCCGTCGCCCACGCCGCCCCCTCCGTCACCCTCTTCGGCCCCGTCCCGCCCCGCCGCTGGGGCCCGCCCGCGCACCCCCGCCACCGCGTCCTGTGGCACCCCGGCCCGGACGGCGACCCGCACGGCCGCGAGCCCGACCCCGCGCTGCTCGCCATCACCGTCGACGACGTACTCGACGCACTGAACGAACCGAACCAACGCGACGCACGAACGGACACGGCGCGCCGCGGGCCCCGGACGGCCTCGCCGCCCCGCCCGCCCGAGCCCGCCCCCACCCCTGCCGAGGCACCATGAGCAACGGACTGTCAGCCACCCGCGAACGGGCGTCCGGCGACGCCACGCGCCGCGCCCCCGTCGGCATCGTCATCGCCACCCGCGACCGCTCGGCCAGTCTCGCCGTCACTCTGCGCCATCTGCTCGCCCTGCCGGAGCGGCCGGAGATCGTCGTGGCGGACAACGCCTCCACCGACGGCACCCGCGCGATGCTCGCCCGCGACTTCCCCCGGGTGCGGGTCCTCGCGCTGCCGTACAACTGCGGCGCCCTGGCCCGCACCCACGGCGTCCGCGCCCTGGACACCCCCTACGTGGCCTTCAGCGACGACGACTCCTGGTGGGCGCCCGGCGCCCTGAGCACGGCCGCCCGCCTCTTCGACGAGCACCCGCGGCTCGGCCTGGTCTCCGCCCGCACCCTCGTCGGCCCCGCCGACGACCCCGACCCGCTCAACGACGTGCTCGCCGCCTCCCCCCTCGGCCCGGCCACCGACCTGCCCGGCACCCAGGTCCTCGGCTTCCTCGGCTGCGCCGCCGTCGCCCGCCGCACCGCCTACCTCGACGCGGGCGGCTACCATCCCCTGCTGTTCTTCGGCGCCGAGGAGACCCTGCTCGCCTACGACCTGGCCGCCCGCGGATGGGGCGTCACCCACTGCCCCGACGTGGTCGCCCACCACCACCCGGACCCCGGCCCCCGCACCGGCCGCCCCGCCGTCGTCCGCCGCAACGAACTCCTCACCGCCTGGCTGCGCCGCCCCCTGCCGTACGCGCTCGCCCGCACCCGCGCCCTGGCCGCCGAGGCACGCCACGACCCGCACGCCCGGCGCGCCCTGCGCGAGGCGCTCGGCCGCCTGCCCGCCGCCCTGCGCGACCGCAGAGCCCTGCCGCCGCACGTGGAACGGGCCGCCCGCCGCCTGGAGGGAGCGCAGGCATGAGCGACCCGCGCACCACCGTCGTCGTCATCACCCACAACCGGCGCCCCGAACTGCTGCGCACCCTGGACCGCCTCGCCGAACTGCCGGAGCAGCCGCCGGTGATCGTCACCGACAACGGCTCCACGGACGGCACGTCCCCCGCCGTCGCCCGCCACCACCCCCAGGTGCGGTTGCTGCGCCCCGGCCGCAACCTCGGCGCGGTCGGCCGCAACCTGGCCGTCCGCCACGTCCGCACCCCCTACGTCGCCTTCTGCGACGACGACTCCTGGTGGGCGCCCGGCTCGCTGTCCGGCGCCGCCGACCTGCTCGACCGGCACCCCGCGCTCGGCGCGGTCACGGCGCGGATCGTCGTCGAACCGAAGGGCACCGAGGACCCGATCGTCAAGGAACTGCGCGATTCGCCGATCCCGGGGCCCGAGTGGCTGCCCGGCCCGGCCCTCGGCTCGTTCCTGGCCGCCGCGACCGTGCTGCGCACCGACGCCTTCCGCGCCGCGGGCGGCTTCCACCCCCGGCTCTGGCTCGGCGGCGAGGAAGAGCTGCTCGCCGCCGACCTGGCCGCGAACGGCTGGTGGCTCACGTACGCCGACCACCTGACCATCCACCACCAGGCGTCGGTGGTCCGGGACGCCACCCTGCGGCGCACCCACGGCATCCGCAACACCCTGTGGTTCACCTGGCTGCGCCGCCCCGCCCGGACCGCGCTGCGCCGCACCCTGCACCTGGCCCGCACGGTGCCCCGCGACACCGCGTCCCTGCGCGCCTTCGCCGAGGCGGCGGCCGCGCTGCCGTGGGTGCTGCGGGAACGCCGGGCGCTGCCGCCCGACGTCGAGGCCCGGCTGCGGCTGCTGGAACCGTCCCAGCGCGACTCCCGGGCCCGCAGCTACACGGGATGAGTCCGCGCCGCGGGCGCGCGGGGCGGTCCCGCGCGGGCGGACGCCTCGCCCGGGGCCCGGGGGGGGCTCCCCCTCCGGGCCGCGACGCCCGGCCGCTCAGCCCTCCGTCCAGCGGCACAGCAGCCGGAAGGCGGCGTACAGCGTCACCGGCCACGCGACCGCGAAGGCCCAGATGACGACCGGTTGCGAGGTGACGATCCCGGACACCATGAGCGTGACGGAGACGGCGAACAGGGCCGCGACCGTCCGCCCGCGCGGGCGGTACGCCGCCACCCGGGCCAGGGGGGAGCGGGGGCCCGGCCGGAACGTGCGCATCCGGCGGTCGAGCCGGCGGTCGCGGCGCAGATCCCGTTCCAGCTCGGCGAGGACGCGCCGCTCGTGTGCGGTGAGCCGGGGGCCGGTCACTGTCTCTCCTCCTCCGCTGCTCCTCCACCGCGGTGGCGGCGGCAGGACGGAACGCCGGGTGCCCGCGCCGGCCCGCACCGGCCGACGGACCGGGCACCGGGCCGGTCATCCGGCGGGCCGCAGCGCCGCTCCGAGCGCCTCGGCCAGGGCGTCCGCGCCGTCGGGACGGGCACCCGCCCGGAACCCCTCGCCGATCCGCCGGGCCCGCTCGCGCCCTTCGCCCAGACACCACCGCCACCAGCGCTCCAGCCCGGCCGCCTCCAGCTCCTCGGCCGCCAGCAGCGCGGGCCAGCCGCAGGCGCGGGCCTGGGCGGTCACCTTGGCGCCGCCCTCGACGGGATCGACCGCGAGGGCCGGCGTCCCCGCCCGCAGCGCCAGCACCAGACCGTGCAGCCGGTCGGTGACGACGAGATCCAGCCGGGCCAGCACCGACTCGAGCTGTGCGGGGGTCGCGCACAGCCGCCAGTCGTGCGCGTCGAGCCGCGTCTCCAGCTCCAGACGCGCGCAGTCCTTCCCGGCCAGCCACCGCGTCACCGCGGCGGCGACCTGCTCGTGACGGCGCCGCGGCCCGTACTCGTGCTGCCCGTGCGTGAGGATCACCCCGGCGACGGGCCGGGCGGGCAGGCCGGGGGCGCGCGCCGCGAGGTCGGCGGTCGGCTCCGCGCCGGGGGCGTCCCGGACGAGTACCCGGTCGAAGCCGGTGACGGCGGGGGAGCCGGCGTCGACGACGGAGACGCCGACCGCGACGCGCACACAGTGCGCGAACCGCCGGTGCAGTTCCTCGATCTGCCGGCCGTGCACGGGGCCGCACACGAACACGAGATGCGAGTACGCCGCCGGGTCCACGTCCTCGAAGTGCAGCCCCTCGGCCCGGAAGCCCGGACTCCATACGACGTCGTACGCCGCGTCCGCGCCGCGCAGCACCTCCTCCACCCGGTGCAGCGCCAGCACGTCCCCGGCGGTCGCCTCCCCGTCCAGGAAGCTGAACCACCCCGTCACCAGAATTCTTCGCCGTCGGTGCACAGTGCCCATGGGTGCCCGCCGGGCCGGGGGCCAATCACCGGGGCCCCGCCGCTCACCCGGGCCGCCGCCCGGTGATCGCCCGAACGGTGAAACGCTGCCTCGGGCAACGAAGTTGGCCTCACGGCGGTCGTCGCTTTGTGTGAGGCTATGCCCATGAACCATGTGAGTGACGAAGTCAGGGAGCGGCTGCGGACCGACCGCCCGCACTCCGCCCGGGTCTGGAACTACCTGCTGGGCGGCAAGGACAACTACCCCGTCGACAGCGAGGCCGGTGACGTCATCCTCTCGACGTTCCCGGAATTCGCGGCCGTCGCCCGGCTCCAGCGGCAGTTCCTGGCGCGCGCCGTGCGCTTCCTGGCGGGGGAGGCCGGCATCCGCCAGTTCCTCGACATCGGCACCGGACTGCCCACCGCGGACAACACCCACGAGCTGGCCCAGCGCATCGCGCCGGAGAGCCGCATCGTCTACGTCGACAACGACCCCCTCGTGCTGACCCACGCGCAGGCGCTGCTGACCAGCACCCCCGAGGGAGCCTGCGCCTACATCGACGCCGATGTCCGCGACCCGGAGCGCATCCTGACCGAGGCGGCCAAGACGCTGGACTTCAGCCGTCCGGTCGCCCTGACCATGCTGGGGATCATGGGCCAGATCGCCGACGCCGACCGCCCCGCGGAGCTGGTGGCCCGGCTGGTCGCGGAACTGCCGCCGGGCAGCTACCTCGCCCTCAGCGACGGCACGAACACCAACGAGGCGCTCAACCGGGCCGTCGAGATCTACAACAGCCAGTCGGCCAACACCTACCACCTGCGCGCGCCCGGGGAGATCGCCGCCTTCTTCGACGGACTGGAGCTCCTGGAGCCCGGGGTGGTGCCCACCGCCGCCTGGCGCCCGGACCCCGCCCAGGCGGCCGAGCCCGTGGCCGACGTCGCCGTCTGCGGAGTGGCCCGCAAGCCCTGACCCGGCCGGGGCACCGCCCGGTGGGCACCCCGGTCCAGCGCGGCCCAGGGCGGCTCAGGACAGGGACGCCGCCACCTGCCGGGTCACCCGGGCGGCGGCTCCCGCCCCGGCGTCCGCGACCCGCGCGGCGATGGCGATCGTCCGGCCGTCGCCGGTGCGGGCGTAGGACAGGGACCACGACAGCGGCGTACCGTCCTCCGCCTCGGCCGGCGCCCAGGTGCGGGTGGACCGGACGACCGGGAACAGCGCGCCCGCCGTGCGCTCCGACACCGCCGGGGCGTCCGGCTTCTTCCCCTCGTCCACCATCCGGGGGACGACGAGCCGCCCCCCGTCGGCGAGCGCCGCGGCGACCCGCGCCATCTGCACCGTGGTCGCGACGGCCCCGCCGCCGTCGTACCTGCTCGGCGAGGGGGTGCTCACCACCGCGAGCAGGTCGCCGCTCCCGGCGTCCAGCGCGACGGCATCCCAAGAGGCCGCCACCCTCCGTTCCGGGCCGATCGGCTCGCCCCGGCGGACCGCGCCCGCCGGGGCAGCGCTTCGGGCACCGGACCTGCCCCGCCAATCCCTACGGCAGCCACCCCGCCCGGCGCGCCGCCACCACGGCCTCCCCTCGGGTGCGTGCCCCCAGCTTCCGCATCGCCGACCGCAGATACGCCTTCACCGTCTCGGCGCGCACCCCGAGCCGCTCGGCCGCCGCCGCGTTGGTCGCCCCGTCGGCGACGCACGCCAGCACGTCCACCTCGCGCGGAGCCAGGCGCACCCCGCCCGCCGGCCCGCACCCGGCCCCGCCCGCCAGCAGCGCGCACACGTCGAGCAGTTCGGTCCGCAGGGAGGCGTCCGTGACCCGCGGCAGCAGCGCCCGCAGCGCCGCGTGCGCCTCCCGGACCTGTTCCCGGGCCGCACCCGGGGCGACCTCCCGCAGAGGCCCCGGCCGGGCCGCCGTCACCAGCTCCCGCGCCTCCTCCCGCAGCAGCAGCGCCTGTTCCACGTCCCGCGCCGCCTCCACGGCCGCGCTCAGGGTGCGGTCGCCGAGCGGCTGGGCCGCGCGCAGGGCCCCGTACAGCACCCCGCGCACCCGGCGCCGGACCACCACCGGCACCGCCACCACCGAGCGCAGTCCCTCGGCGGCGACCGGGGCGTCGTACTCGTGGCTGATGTGGCGGGCGGCGGAGTAGTCGGTCACGGCGCACGGCCGGGCGAGCGCGACCGCCTTGCCGCCCAGGCCGCTGCCGGAGGTCACGGCGAGGGAGCTGAGCGCGGCCGTGGCGGTGCCGCTGAGCTCGCTGATCCGCACCCGCCGCCGGCCGGATTCCATCAGCCCGCCGAAGACGACGGGAAGTCCGGTGGCGCGCCGCAGCCTGACCAGTGCGCTGCGGATCTCCACCACGTCGGCCGCGTCTGCTGCCACGTACTCGCCCTTTCCGATGCGGCTCGCCGGGGGGCGGTTTCCCCGTTCGGGGGCCTTTCCCGGCGCACACCCCCGTTCGGGGGTAGTGAGACCTGCATCACGGATTACACGATGGCAGGGAGCCGCCCGGCAATGGTCCGGCACCGAGGAGGACAGATGACGACGGCGACGGAGCTCTTCCGCAGCGCGCGGAACTTCCTGCTGGAGCACCGCGAGGATTACGCCACCGCTTACGAGGGTTTCGCCTGGCCCCGGCCGGAGCGGTTCAACTGGGCGCTGGACTGGTTCGATGTGATCGCGGACGGCAATGACCGTACCGCGCTGCATCTGGTGGAGGAGGACGGCAGCGGGACGCGGGTGTCGTTCGCGGAGATGTCGGCGCGTTCGGACCGGGTGGCGAACTGGTTGCGCGGGCAGGGGGTGGGTGCCGAGGACCGGGTGCTGGTCATGCTGGGCAATCAGGTGGAGTTGTGGGAGACGGCGCTGGCGGCGATGAAGCTGCGTGCCGTGGTGATCCCGGCGACTCCGCTGCTGGGGCCGGCCGATCTGCGGGACCGGGTGGAGCGGGGCCGGGTGGCGCATGTGATCGTCCGTTCCCAGGACACGAGCAAGTTCGGCGGTGTGCCGGGCCGGTACACGCGGATCGCGGTGGGCGGTGCGCCGGGGGGCTGGCTGCCGTACGAGGAGGCCCACACGGCGTCGGAGGTGTTCGTGGCGGACGGGCCGACCTATGCCGACGATCCGCTGATGCTGTACTTCACCTCGGGGACGACGGCCCGTCCGAAGCTGGTGGAGCACACCCACACCTCGTATCCCGTCGGTCATCTGGCGACCATGTACTGGATCGGTCTGCGGCCCGGGGATGTGCATTTGAACATCTCCTCGCCGGG contains the following coding sequences:
- a CDS encoding glycosyltransferase family 2 protein, whose amino-acid sequence is MSDPRTTVVVITHNRRPELLRTLDRLAELPEQPPVIVTDNGSTDGTSPAVARHHPQVRLLRPGRNLGAVGRNLAVRHVRTPYVAFCDDDSWWAPGSLSGAADLLDRHPALGAVTARIVVEPKGTEDPIVKELRDSPIPGPEWLPGPALGSFLAAATVLRTDAFRAAGGFHPRLWLGGEEELLAADLAANGWWLTYADHLTIHHQASVVRDATLRRTHGIRNTLWFTWLRRPARTALRRTLHLARTVPRDTASLRAFAEAAAALPWVLRERRALPPDVEARLRLLEPSQRDSRARSYTG
- a CDS encoding SAM-dependent methyltransferase — protein: MNHVSDEVRERLRTDRPHSARVWNYLLGGKDNYPVDSEAGDVILSTFPEFAAVARLQRQFLARAVRFLAGEAGIRQFLDIGTGLPTADNTHELAQRIAPESRIVYVDNDPLVLTHAQALLTSTPEGACAYIDADVRDPERILTEAAKTLDFSRPVALTMLGIMGQIADADRPAELVARLVAELPPGSYLALSDGTNTNEALNRAVEIYNSQSANTYHLRAPGEIAAFFDGLELLEPGVVPTAAWRPDPAQAAEPVADVAVCGVARKP
- a CDS encoding helix-turn-helix transcriptional regulator codes for the protein MAADAADVVEIRSALVRLRRATGLPVVFGGLMESGRRRVRISELSGTATAALSSLAVTSGSGLGGKAVALARPCAVTDYSAARHISHEYDAPVAAEGLRSVVAVPVVVRRRVRGVLYGALRAAQPLGDRTLSAAVEAARDVEQALLLREEARELVTAARPGPLREVAPGAAREQVREAHAALRALLPRVTDASLRTELLDVCALLAGGAGCGPAGGVRLAPREVDVLACVADGATNAAAAERLGVRAETVKAYLRSAMRKLGARTRGEAVVAARRAGWLP
- a CDS encoding glycosyltransferase family 9 protein, with protein sequence MTEAPAPRAPRLLVLRALGLGDLLAGVPALRALRRAHPEHELVLATPGELAPVAAATGAVDRLLPAAAPGRAVPRALDWTGPPPDIAVDLHGNGPPSHRLLMRLRPRRLLAFAHPETPGIDGPTWYAEEHERDRWCRLLTWYGIDADPADLLLPRPPGPSPAPGAVVLHPGAGAPSRCWPVERYAAVARALRERGLRVVVTGGADEAALVARLARAAGLPGTDVFAGGLPYGELSALVAGARAVVSGDTGIAHLAVAHAAPSVTLFGPVPPRRWGPPAHPRHRVLWHPGPDGDPHGREPDPALLAITVDDVLDALNEPNQRDARTDTARRGPRTASPPRPPEPAPTPAEAP
- a CDS encoding DUF3040 domain-containing protein, with the translated sequence MTGPRLTAHERRVLAELERDLRRDRRLDRRMRTFRPGPRSPLARVAAYRPRGRTVAALFAVSVTLMVSGIVTSQPVVIWAFAVAWPVTLYAAFRLLCRWTEG
- a CDS encoding polysaccharide pyruvyl transferase family protein; translation: MGTVHRRRRILVTGWFSFLDGEATAGDVLALHRVEEVLRGADAAYDVVWSPGFRAEGLHFEDVDPAAYSHLVFVCGPVHGRQIEELHRRFAHCVRVAVGVSVVDAGSPAVTGFDRVLVRDAPGAEPTADLAARAPGLPARPVAGVILTHGQHEYGPRRRHEQVAAAVTRWLAGKDCARLELETRLDAHDWRLCATPAQLESVLARLDLVVTDRLHGLVLALRAGTPALAVDPVEGGAKVTAQARACGWPALLAAEELEAAGLERWWRWCLGEGRERARRIGEGFRAGARPDGADALAEALGAALRPAG
- a CDS encoding glycosyltransferase family 2 protein, with product MSNGLSATRERASGDATRRAPVGIVIATRDRSASLAVTLRHLLALPERPEIVVADNASTDGTRAMLARDFPRVRVLALPYNCGALARTHGVRALDTPYVAFSDDDSWWAPGALSTAARLFDEHPRLGLVSARTLVGPADDPDPLNDVLAASPLGPATDLPGTQVLGFLGCAAVARRTAYLDAGGYHPLLFFGAEETLLAYDLAARGWGVTHCPDVVAHHHPDPGPRTGRPAVVRRNELLTAWLRRPLPYALARTRALAAEARHDPHARRALREALGRLPAALRDRRALPPHVERAARRLEGAQA